One genomic segment of Brevibacillus laterosporus LMG 15441 includes these proteins:
- a CDS encoding putative bifunctional diguanylate cyclase/phosphodiesterase, whose translation MNDVSEMMNSLILSFFVGMGVTLLIVGTVVLLRKQGNLDIEKRSIWKKANRSQMFWETNSDACLLLNTNREILEVNPAWRNLIGEDSTGAGCSSRTFMDYVGQKEIPAIRKYLHRLFQGETLNANVTLVENSHRFLHVNITFLPLIRRKRVLGGILMIRDYTDQKKVEEQLYHMAYYDILTDLPNRRLLEIKFQEALQTARSPKPLEKLAILFLDINSLQGINHSLGHQFGDLALITVANRLKSCVRECDTVSRLDGDEFILLLPSIMQDELFLISDKIIQAIEQPCLIKGHEVHVTASIGIAHYPDDGQDLQALMKQADTAMFHAKSRNGSHYKLFSPIMNDIDFERLHVASELQRAMKNHELRLYYQPKVSIETQRIVAMEALIRWEHPMKGLIVPDEFLPLAEQTGLIIPIGEWVLRTACKQTVEWQQQGYPPVRISINLANSQIWKHDFIDMIAAILKETGLQAEYLELELTESMLLNNKRGYELVHQVKELGVQVCLEQFGSDLHSLQQLIHLPIDRINIDRRFIYELPYEDKNQAVVLSVIALAQNLNWTVLAKGVETQEELDYLSKHRCDEYQGYLFQEPVSSDKVKALLRQNLVLLNKMNER comes from the coding sequence ATGAACGACGTTTCAGAAATGATGAATTCGCTCATCCTCTCTTTTTTTGTCGGGATGGGGGTAACCCTGCTTATTGTAGGGACCGTCGTACTGTTACGCAAACAGGGGAATTTAGACATCGAGAAAAGAAGTATTTGGAAAAAAGCGAATCGTAGCCAAATGTTTTGGGAAACAAATAGTGATGCTTGCCTGCTTCTTAACACGAATAGAGAGATTTTAGAAGTGAATCCTGCCTGGAGAAATTTGATCGGTGAAGATTCTACAGGAGCTGGATGTTCAAGCAGAACATTTATGGACTATGTAGGCCAAAAAGAAATACCCGCTATACGAAAGTATTTACATCGATTGTTCCAAGGTGAAACCCTGAATGCTAATGTTACTTTAGTTGAAAATAGCCATCGTTTTTTACACGTGAATATAACATTCCTGCCGTTGATCAGGAGAAAACGTGTCCTAGGAGGCATTCTGATGATACGTGATTATACTGATCAAAAAAAGGTGGAGGAACAGCTTTACCATATGGCATATTACGATATCCTCACCGACTTACCTAATCGACGTTTGCTAGAAATTAAATTTCAAGAAGCGCTGCAAACGGCGAGAAGTCCAAAACCACTTGAGAAACTAGCTATACTGTTTTTAGATATAAATAGCCTTCAAGGAATCAATCATTCTTTAGGTCATCAATTTGGTGATTTAGCGTTGATTACGGTAGCGAACCGTCTAAAATCCTGTGTACGTGAGTGTGATACAGTATCGCGGTTAGACGGAGATGAATTTATTTTATTATTACCTAGTATTATGCAAGATGAACTTTTCCTTATCTCAGATAAAATTATTCAAGCCATTGAACAGCCTTGTTTGATTAAAGGTCATGAAGTGCATGTAACAGCGAGTATTGGGATTGCCCATTATCCAGACGATGGTCAAGATTTACAAGCTCTTATGAAACAAGCAGATACTGCAATGTTCCACGCAAAAAGCCGAAATGGCAGCCATTATAAACTTTTTTCTCCCATAATGAATGATATAGATTTTGAACGATTACATGTAGCCAGCGAATTACAACGAGCGATGAAAAATCATGAGCTACGGTTATATTATCAGCCAAAGGTTTCTATTGAGACACAACGAATTGTAGCGATGGAAGCTTTGATACGGTGGGAACATCCGATGAAAGGCTTGATTGTGCCTGATGAGTTTCTACCGTTAGCAGAACAGACAGGCTTGATTATCCCTATTGGTGAATGGGTATTACGTACTGCTTGTAAACAGACAGTGGAATGGCAACAGCAGGGATATCCTCCCGTACGAATTTCGATTAATCTGGCGAATAGTCAAATTTGGAAGCATGACTTTATTGATATGATTGCTGCCATTTTAAAAGAAACAGGATTACAGGCAGAATATTTAGAGCTTGAGCTGACTGAGAGTATGCTGTTAAATAACAAGCGAGGATATGAGCTTGTCCATCAGGTAAAGGAGCTGGGTGTACAAGTATGCCTTGAGCAATTTGGCAGTGATTTGCATAGTTTGCAACAGTTGATTCATTTGCCAATTGACCGAATTAATATTGATCGCCGCTTTATCTATGAGCTGCCGTATGAGGATAAAAATCAGGCCGTGGTTTTATCTGTGATTGCACTAGCTCAAAACCTCAATTGGACGGTATTGGCAAAGGGAGTCGAAACTCAGGAAGAACTAGATTATTTAAGCAAGCACCGCTGTGATGAATATCAGGGCTATCTGTTTCAAGAGCCTGTTTCTTCTGACAAAGTGAAAGCCTTACTACGTCAAAATCTGGTGCTATTAAATAAAATGAATGAAAGATAA
- a CDS encoding alpha/beta fold hydrolase yields the protein MACIEVEEGVHIYAEDLYPEGDKTVVFIHGWPVNHQMYEYQTTWLPNYGYRCVGIDLRGFGDSDRPWQGYCYDRLADDIRVIMDALCLENVTLVGHSMGGAISIRYMARHKGYQVGKLALLAAAAPSFVQRKNYPYGMTKRQVDELIYKTYTDRPAMMRDFGNIFFYQPVSDELRLWFWGLGMAASNHATAMTAMSLRDEDLRSDLDKIHVPTGIFHGKHDQVCPYEFALVMHQGIYGSQLFPFEQSGHGIFYEELALFQQRFLTFLES from the coding sequence ATGGCCTGCATAGAGGTAGAAGAAGGTGTGCATATTTACGCAGAGGATTTGTATCCAGAGGGCGACAAAACAGTGGTATTTATTCATGGATGGCCAGTTAATCATCAGATGTATGAGTATCAAACCACCTGGCTACCAAACTATGGATACCGTTGTGTAGGGATAGATTTGCGTGGGTTTGGCGATTCGGATCGGCCTTGGCAAGGATACTGTTACGATCGACTAGCAGATGATATTCGCGTCATAATGGATGCGCTGTGTTTGGAAAACGTTACATTGGTTGGACATTCGATGGGGGGAGCAATTTCCATTCGCTATATGGCTCGACATAAAGGGTATCAGGTGGGAAAGCTGGCTTTGTTAGCAGCAGCAGCGCCATCTTTTGTACAACGAAAAAATTATCCCTATGGAATGACCAAACGGCAAGTAGACGAATTAATTTATAAAACGTACACGGATCGGCCGGCTATGATGCGAGATTTTGGAAACATATTTTTCTACCAGCCCGTTAGTGACGAGCTTCGTTTATGGTTTTGGGGGCTGGGTATGGCAGCTTCTAACCATGCTACAGCTATGACAGCTATGTCGTTACGAGATGAGGATTTACGTTCTGACTTAGACAAGATACATGTACCAACGGGAATTTTTCATGGAAAGCATGATCAGGTATGCCCGTATGAATTTGCTTTGGTGATGCATCAAGGGATATACGGATCGCAATTGTTTCCATTTGAGCAGAGCGGACACGGGATATTTTATGAGGAATTAGCTCTTTTTCAACAAAGATTTTTGACTTTTTTAGAGTCCTAA
- a CDS encoding M4 family metallopeptidase: MKKHQVSSSIIATILLGSSLLGGGLPAFAKSNVMYNSDWETPSYMSETWKAPKKVKKQEIVWKYLSDKSDVLKVQGEVENQFELLNEIEDTDTDTTHYRLREVYKGVPVYGSDQTVHLNEDGDVTSFFGQVVPTESLKKVKTKPKLKENDAIKAIKKDLKKEVGEVSEFSVDPEADLYIYPQENKVSLAYITEVTFLEPEPGRWFYAIDAHNGKVLDKYNIMEHVTKAHKSNIKVGEAVDSTVDVRSLDGQADDAGSADPKELGTGKGVLGDTKTFPTTYANGTYSLKDTTRGKGVETYTARNGTTYMYPVTSTNNKFDDPAAVDAHAYAGKVYDYYKNTFNRDSFDNAGAKLNSIVHYSTDYNNAFWDGAEMVYGDGDGKKFISLSGGLDVIAHELTHAVTERTAGLIYRNESGALNESISDIFGAMVDRDDWEIGEDIYTPDIPGDALRSLSDPAKYNHPDHMSKKYTGTKDNGGVHTNSGINNKAAYLISEGGTHYGVTVEGVGREATEKIYYRALTVYLTSTSNFAQMRQAAINAATDLYGADSAEVQAVKDAYKAVGIN, from the coding sequence TTGAAAAAACATCAGGTCTCATCTAGTATTATTGCTACTATTTTGTTAGGGTCAAGCTTATTGGGAGGCGGACTTCCAGCATTCGCAAAAAGTAATGTTATGTATAATAGCGACTGGGAAACTCCTTCTTACATGAGTGAGACATGGAAAGCACCTAAGAAAGTCAAAAAGCAAGAGATTGTTTGGAAATATTTATCCGACAAGAGTGATGTACTTAAAGTACAAGGCGAGGTAGAGAATCAGTTTGAATTGCTAAACGAAATAGAGGATACAGACACTGACACAACTCATTACCGTCTACGTGAGGTATATAAAGGGGTTCCAGTGTACGGCTCTGATCAGACTGTGCATCTAAATGAAGACGGGGATGTAACCTCCTTCTTTGGACAAGTAGTTCCTACAGAGTCTCTAAAAAAAGTAAAAACAAAGCCTAAATTAAAAGAAAATGATGCGATTAAAGCTATCAAAAAAGATTTGAAGAAGGAGGTAGGGGAAGTATCAGAATTTAGCGTTGACCCAGAGGCAGATTTATATATCTATCCTCAGGAGAATAAGGTTTCTTTGGCCTATATAACAGAGGTTACCTTCCTTGAACCAGAACCAGGCCGTTGGTTCTATGCAATCGATGCACATAATGGAAAGGTCTTAGACAAATATAACATTATGGAGCATGTCACAAAGGCGCATAAGTCTAATATCAAAGTAGGAGAAGCTGTAGATTCAACTGTTGATGTTCGATCCTTGGATGGACAAGCAGATGATGCTGGTTCAGCCGATCCAAAAGAATTAGGCACAGGTAAAGGGGTTTTAGGTGATACGAAAACATTCCCAACCACATATGCTAACGGGACCTATTCTTTGAAGGACACTACTCGCGGTAAAGGAGTTGAAACGTATACAGCGCGTAATGGCACCACTTATATGTACCCAGTAACAAGTACAAATAACAAATTCGACGATCCAGCCGCAGTTGATGCGCATGCTTATGCGGGCAAAGTGTACGACTACTATAAAAACACATTTAATCGTGATAGCTTTGATAATGCTGGCGCCAAGCTTAATTCTATCGTTCATTATTCTACGGACTATAACAATGCCTTCTGGGATGGCGCTGAGATGGTGTATGGCGATGGAGACGGCAAAAAATTCATCAGTTTATCGGGCGGCCTTGACGTAATTGCTCATGAATTAACCCATGCTGTAACAGAAAGAACAGCAGGCTTGATTTATAGAAATGAGTCAGGTGCATTGAATGAATCTATTTCGGACATTTTTGGTGCAATGGTAGATCGTGATGATTGGGAAATCGGTGAAGATATTTACACTCCTGATATTCCTGGGGATGCACTGCGCTCACTCTCTGACCCAGCTAAATATAATCACCCTGACCATATGAGCAAAAAATATACAGGCACTAAAGATAATGGTGGCGTTCATACCAATAGCGGTATCAATAACAAAGCAGCCTACCTGATTTCTGAAGGTGGCACTCATTATGGAGTCACGGTTGAAGGAGTAGGACGCGAAGCAACTGAAAAAATTTACTATCGTGCATTAACGGTTTATCTAACGTCAACCTCTAACTTTGCTCAAATGCGTCAAGCAGCAATCAATGCAGCAACAGATTTATACGGTGCTGATTCCGCTGAAGTACAAGCAGTAAAAGATGCTTACAAAGCGGTTGGTATCAACTAA
- a CDS encoding bifunctional metallophosphatase/5'-nucleotidase, with the protein MKKSITGYSLLTGLLASSLFATSAFAAPLQPVTHANWLKEQKIISDLSLDRNITLAEVAVTMTKVKGVTLGAAQGKAHWATPALQWLEKQGALTAAEVKTPAVNVSSDKAIAIAKKLGYDLKVDKKATLTRGDFLQAIGDAITTHVTIAHTNDVHGHIDENESGKEFGYAKMSTLIKEWREENKNFLLLDAGDTFQGTIFVNQFKGESVLPILNHLNYNTMAAGNHEFDFGYEQLLKLRDQLKYPVINANVVKEDGTNLLVPVYKTEINGKKFAFLGFVAEDTPILTHPDNVKGLTFKSPVEVAKKMVPELKKEVDHVVVVSHIGIDVDREVAKAVDGIDLIVGGHSHTPLRQPEKVNGTYIVQDWEYGKSLGRADLFYYKNKLVGFSGGLVEYDKNVKPDPEVEKLVKDVVNKVDNAMKVVIAKAEVPLDGDRELVRKQETNIGNLIADVMREKTQSIKGHEADIAITNGGGIRTQLPAGDITKKDLYTLLPFPNTLVIIEATGDEIVKAMEVGVSEVEKGAGRFPHISGMSFSYNPTKPAGQRLVEVKVAGNPIDLKKTYRIATNDFIATGGDGYSSLKKPAFDTGFTLYSIMEDAFKERKVIAPKVEGRVVEVK; encoded by the coding sequence ATGAAAAAAAGTATTACTGGATATTCCCTCTTAACAGGCTTACTAGCTTCTTCTTTATTCGCAACAAGCGCTTTTGCGGCACCTCTTCAACCAGTTACACATGCAAACTGGTTGAAGGAACAGAAGATTATCTCTGATTTGTCTTTGGACAGAAATATTACATTGGCGGAAGTAGCAGTAACCATGACAAAAGTAAAAGGTGTTACCTTGGGAGCGGCGCAAGGTAAAGCACATTGGGCTACTCCTGCTTTGCAATGGTTGGAAAAACAAGGTGCATTAACGGCAGCAGAAGTAAAAACACCAGCAGTAAACGTTTCTTCTGACAAAGCGATCGCAATTGCTAAAAAACTAGGCTATGACTTGAAAGTAGACAAAAAAGCTACGCTTACTCGCGGTGATTTCCTACAAGCAATAGGTGATGCCATTACAACTCATGTAACGATTGCTCATACAAATGATGTACATGGTCACATCGACGAGAATGAAAGCGGAAAAGAGTTTGGGTATGCCAAAATGTCTACCCTAATTAAGGAATGGCGTGAAGAAAACAAAAACTTCTTATTGCTAGATGCTGGTGATACATTCCAAGGGACAATCTTTGTAAACCAGTTTAAAGGTGAGTCTGTTCTTCCGATCCTTAATCACTTAAATTATAATACGATGGCAGCAGGTAACCATGAATTTGACTTTGGCTATGAGCAACTGTTGAAATTGCGCGATCAATTGAAATACCCAGTCATTAATGCCAATGTAGTTAAAGAGGATGGCACTAATCTTTTAGTTCCGGTATACAAAACGGAAATTAATGGCAAAAAATTTGCTTTCCTTGGCTTTGTAGCTGAAGATACGCCAATCTTGACTCATCCTGACAATGTAAAGGGGTTAACCTTCAAATCACCAGTAGAAGTTGCCAAGAAAATGGTACCTGAGTTGAAGAAGGAAGTAGACCATGTTGTTGTAGTTTCCCATATAGGTATTGATGTCGACCGTGAAGTAGCAAAAGCAGTTGATGGTATTGACCTTATCGTAGGTGGCCACTCTCATACACCATTACGACAACCTGAAAAAGTAAATGGCACCTACATCGTTCAGGACTGGGAATACGGTAAATCATTAGGTCGTGCTGATCTGTTCTACTACAAGAACAAGCTCGTAGGCTTCAGCGGTGGCTTAGTTGAATATGATAAAAATGTAAAACCTGATCCAGAAGTAGAGAAACTGGTAAAAGACGTAGTAAATAAAGTAGATAACGCTATGAAAGTGGTAATTGCAAAAGCTGAAGTACCTCTTGATGGCGATCGTGAATTGGTTCGCAAACAAGAAACAAACATCGGTAACTTAATTGCAGATGTAATGCGTGAAAAAACACAGTCCATCAAAGGACATGAAGCGGATATCGCCATTACAAACGGTGGAGGAATCCGTACTCAATTACCAGCGGGTGATATCACTAAGAAAGATTTGTACACATTGCTACCGTTCCCGAACACACTCGTCATTATCGAGGCAACGGGGGATGAGATCGTTAAAGCAATGGAAGTAGGTGTAAGTGAAGTAGAGAAAGGTGCAGGTCGTTTCCCACACATCAGCGGCATGTCCTTCTCCTACAATCCGACAAAACCTGCGGGTCAACGCCTTGTGGAAGTTAAGGTAGCAGGTAACCCGATCGATTTGAAGAAAACATATCGTATCGCAACAAATGATTTCATTGCAACTGGCGGCGACGGGTACTCATCACTGAAAAAACCAGCATTTGATACAGGCTTCACTCTTTACAGCATCATGGAGGATGCATTCAAAGAGCGCAAGGTGATTGCACCTAAAGTTGAAGGTCGCGTCGTTGAAGTAAAATAG